A window of Candidatus Zixiibacteriota bacterium genomic DNA:
TCCTCCCCGTTGACCGAGGCAGTCCCCTTAGAGTCCCCGACCGAATCGCTGGTAACTAAGGGCAAGGGTTGCGCTCGTTGCGGGACTTAACCCAACACCTCACGGCACGAGCTGACGACAGCCATGCAGCACCTGTGAACAGACTCCTTGCGGAGGGACCTCATCTCTGAGGTTTTCCTGTACATTTCAAGCCCAGGTAAGGTTCTTCGCGTTGCGTCGAATTAAACCACATGCTCCACTGCTTGTGCGGGGCCCCGTCAATTCCTTTGAGTTTCAACCTTGCGGTCGTACTCCCCAGGCGGGGTACTTAATGCGTTAGCTGCGGCACTGAAGGGGTCGACTCCTCCATCACCTAGTACCCATCGTTTACCGCCGGGACTACCAGGGTATCTAATCCTGTTTGCTCCCCCGGCCTTCGTACATGAGCGTCAGTATTCGGCCAGAAAGCCGCCTTCGCCACGGGTGTTCCTCCTGATATCTACGCATTTCACCGCTACACCAGGAGTTCCGCTTTCCTCTCCGATACTCAAGAAAGATGGTTTCAGATGCAGGCCCACGGTTAAGCCGTGGGGTTTCACATCTGACCTGTCTTCCCGCCTGCGTACCCTTTACGCCCAGTGATTCCGAACAACGCTTGCTCCCCCCGTGTTACCGCGGCTGCTGGCACGGAGTTGGCCGGAGCTTCCTCTGAAGGTACCGTCAAGACTCGACTATATTAGAGACGAGCCATTTCGTCCCAACTGACAGGGGTTTACGCTCCAAAAAGCTTCATCCCCCACGCGGCGTTGCTGCGTCACCCTTTCGGGCATTGCGCAAAATTCCCTACTGCTGCCTCCCGTAGGAGTCTGGGCCGTATCTCAGTCCCAGTGTGGCCGATCACCCTCTCAGGTCGGCTATCCATCAGAGCCTTGGTAGGCTTTTACCCTACCAACAAGCTAATGGAACGCGGGCCCATCCTCAGGAGATAGCCGAAGCCACCTTTGATCTTCTTAAGATGCCTTAAAAAGATGTTATTCGGTATTAGACCCTCTTTCGAAGGCTTATCCCCAACCCAAGGGTAAGTTGCCCACGTGTTACGCACCCGTTCGCCGCTTTACTCTCCCGAGCAAGCTCGGGATTTCTCGCACGACTTGCATGTATTAAGCACGCCGCCAGCGTTCGTTCTGAGCCAGGATCAAACTCTCCGTAAAAAAAATTTGATTAGCTCTATAAAAAACGTATTCAAAAAATACGTTGTTCGGCAAAATATTATTAAGGTCTGTAAAGGAAATTACAGATCCCGCACTATCATTTTTTTATGACCTTGTGCGTGCTATTCAGTTTTCAAAGAACTTCATCTATCCGTTAAAAAAGTCTGCCTTCTTTTAACCGGCAGACGCCTAAAATACAAACGAAATCCGGTTTGTCAAGATAAAAAAACTATTATTTTGAAAAAAATCAATTTTTCTTTTTGTTCCCTTATCTTTAAAATCCTTAACATGACGTAAAATAAATTTGCAGCAATGCAAAGTCAAGAAAAATCGTATATTTAATTTCAAATATCTTTTGCCATATCTTTTATCGGAATTTGCATAGTAAACATTAATGCCTTTATCCGAAAGCAACTTAACCTGATATATTTATAAAACTAATATTTCCAGTAAGAATTAGTTTTAATCAATTGAAAAATAATATGATAGTAATACTATTAAAAAGCCATTAAAATATAGGGTGTTTTTACGCTGTCGAATATCGTTTATAATACCCGATCAAAGTAGGACAGGCTTAATATTAAAAAACCAAGAGTGTCTTATGGATAAATAAAAGTATTGTGAATAATACGGCTTAGATATGAAATTCAATAACATCTTTATCCGCGAGAACATAACTGTTTTTAACTCGCTGCCCCTCAAATTTGTTATTGCCCCAAACCTTAGCGAATTTTAATTTATAGGCGAAGTCTTTATGAAGATTATAGGCTGCATCCTCGACCGTGCCGCCGATAGGCAGAATAACAGGATCAACATAATCAACATCATGACCTATACGTTTGGTGTATACCCTAATAATCTTCAGACTTTTAAAAATCGCCGCCTTGAAATTCTCAAGAGAATCATCATCAAGAATGGATGTAGGGACGACAATAAATTCCGGAAATAGTTGTCTGATTGTTGTTAATCCCTCAGCTCCGCTTTCATCCAAAAATTTATGGGCGGTTATAAATGCTTTTTTATATGCAAATCGGGGATCATCGACTTTATCGGGAACATCAGGAGTAAGAATTATCCCTTTTTCCTCAAGTATTGACAGTAAAACCTTCAAGCGATTTTCAAATCCGACGGTGGAAACATCAACTACAACCCCAACAATATCGGCTTGACGGATTAAATTAGGCAGATACGATTCCAAATGCTCCTCTGAAATAGGCGGAGTATCGATTAACTGGAACTGAACCGTATCATAAACCATCATGCCGACCATCGGTTCCCGGGTTGTATATGGATAATCACCTATTAAGGGGCTGGATTTGGTCAGGCTTTCCAATAAACTCGATTTCCCTGAGTTTGGAGGCCCAATCATTATAACCTGCGCCGCGCCTTCTTTTTCTATATGAGTAAATATATCGACTTGACGGGCGCCATGTTTTTTATCGCCGCCATCAATCTGCTTTTTTAGTTTTGAAATTTTAGCTTTAAGTTCTGCTTGAAGTTTATCTGTTCCTTTATGCTTGGGTATAATCGCCAATAATTCTTTAGCTAAACGCAGTTTCTCATAGAGATCATTTTCCTTTTTAAACTCTCTTTCCAGCGCATAATATTGCGGCGTCAGATTTGCGGGCATAAAAACACCTCCACTATAATTTATGGAAAACAGGTCTGTTTATCAAGTGAAAACATGTAGGAGTTTCCCCGTTTTTTTCTTATTCAATTGCAGGTCGGGTTCCGAATGAGTCCGCCTTAGGCAAACGAATGAGAAACCCGACACTTCTCGCAGTTATATAAGCATCTTTCCCTTAGCAAATAGCATATCAAAGTCAAATTGTCGGGTTTTTCCCCCGCCGCGGCGGGGTCAGAACCTGACCTGCTTGAAATCGTTAAAAAATTCCCCCGATTTTCCAAAATTGCTATTTCCACTTTTAAAAAAGTCACCTGACAACAATCTGGCTTTTTAAAGAAATAGCAGTCAGCCATATTTTATAAAATCAATCAAATTCGATCTGATAATTGGTATGGTATTTGCAATATTGTCAAATAAAACAATAAAACGGAGGTAAGATGAGATACTATTTACATTATTGTGTAATACTTTTCACACTATTTGCCATAACGGCTAATGCTGATGTTGCAGGTGATAAAATTAAAAATGATGTTAATATCCCCTATTCAACAGATGAAAGCTTTCAACCGATTGAGGATATGAATTCGGATTTTTATAAGGATATCATATTTAATAGGCTTGAGGGTAACGAAATATCCTATATTAACAAATTTGATGTATCCAGCGGTATTAACTTTCACGATATTGATAATGACAACAATAAAAGTAATTCAACCAGCGATCGGGGTCTAATTAAGGACTATTCAACCTGTGTTAAGCCGCCAGCGCCAGTTCCCGAACCAGCTACTTTAATTTTATTAGCCGCCGGCCTAATTAGCGCAGGTATAGCATCACGCAAAAAAAGACAGCCTTAGCAAGATTTCGGGTTTCTCCCCATCGCGGTTCGCCTTGGTAGAGAACCCAGAAAACAGCAATAGTTTTTAATCGGCAAAAGGTAAGCTCTATTTTACACTATGACAGTCAGATAATACATCTCGCCCTGCCGTTCGATGAAGAATAGTATTCGATAGCCTGTACCTATATTATCGACGGTTTTTTTATAATCGCTTAAACAGGTAATTTTCTGACGGTTTATACGCCGGATAATATCGCCCTCCCGAAGCTCCCAGCTTGAAGCGATACTGTTTTCATTAACTTTCGCTATCATAACTCCGCTATTATCATTAAGCCCATACATAGTTGACAACTGCTTTGTAATAGATGCCACTTCAAGCCCGAAACGGTCTGTATATGAAGGCGCC
This region includes:
- a CDS encoding 50S ribosome-binding GTPase; this translates as MPANLTPQYYALEREFKKENDLYEKLRLAKELLAIIPKHKGTDKLQAELKAKISKLKKQIDGGDKKHGARQVDIFTHIEKEGAAQVIMIGPPNSGKSSLLESLTKSSPLIGDYPYTTREPMVGMMVYDTVQFQLIDTPPISEEHLESYLPNLIRQADIVGVVVDVSTVGFENRLKVLLSILEEKGIILTPDVPDKVDDPRFAYKKAFITAHKFLDESGAEGLTTIRQLFPEFIVVPTSILDDDSLENFKAAIFKSLKIIRVYTKRIGHDVDYVDPVILPIGGTVEDAAYNLHKDFAYKLKFAKVWGNNKFEGQRVKNSYVLADKDVIEFHI
- a CDS encoding PEP-CTERM sorting domain-containing protein, producing the protein MRYYLHYCVILFTLFAITANADVAGDKIKNDVNIPYSTDESFQPIEDMNSDFYKDIIFNRLEGNEISYINKFDVSSGINFHDIDNDNNKSNSTSDRGLIKDYSTCVKPPAPVPEPATLILLAAGLISAGIASRKKRQP